From a single Tachypleus tridentatus isolate NWPU-2018 chromosome 6, ASM421037v1, whole genome shotgun sequence genomic region:
- the LOC143253320 gene encoding uncharacterized protein LOC143253320 isoform X2, protein MMPVAEESKNDAVDYRQKYRTLKRKFKFLIYENECFQEELRKAQRKLLKVSRDKSFLLDRLLEHEKVESSSSDSEATVSSDSEVEQKGDHLPTKKRKSQPVPSTEAQTVSSSIEGMVTSTTTSTSGDSFASKKKKASRKPPQPKPVSQQARPPEVQDAPPLTQGDGHMTAEEIERHLEAKKSLRDLIPEKTPLTVPAELFSNEPTGPDK, encoded by the exons ATGATGCCTGTTGCAG AAGAATCAAAGAATGATGCAGTTGATTATCGACAGAAATACAGAACTCTGAAaaggaaatttaaatttttaatttat gaaaatgaaTGTTTTCAAGAAGAATTAAGGAAAGCTCAAAGAAAACTTCTCAAAGTTTCAAGGGACAAAAG CTTCCTTTTAGATCGCCTACTTGAACATGAGAAGGTAGAATCATCATCAAGTGACTCAGAAGCAACTGTTTCAAGTGATAGTGAAGTTGAACAAAAGGGAGATCACCTCCCAACAAAGAA GAGGAAGTCTCAGCCTGTTCCAAGCACAGAAGCACAAACAGTTTCTTCTTCAATTGAAGGAATGGTCACATCTACTACAACATCT acTTCAGGTGATTCCTTTGCTTCCAAAAAGAAGAAAGCTTCTCGGAAACCCCCTCAACCCAAACCAG TCAGTCAACAAGCACGCCCCCCTGAAGTTCAGGATGCCCCACCTCTCACTCAAGGTGATGGACATATGACTGCTGAAGAAATAGAACGCCATCTTGAGGCCAAAAAATCTCTTAGAGATCTCATCCCAGAAAAGACTCCACTCACAGTACCAGCTGAATTGTTTAGCAATGAACCCACAGGACCAGATAA ataa
- the LOC143253320 gene encoding uncharacterized protein LOC143253320 isoform X1, producing the protein MMPVAEESKNDAVDYRQKYRTLKRKFKFLIYENECFQEELRKAQRKLLKVSRDKSFLLDRLLEHEKVESSSSDSEATVSSDSEVEQKGDHLPTKKRKSQPVPSTEAQTVSSSIEGMVTSTTTSTSGDSFASKKKKASRKPPQPKPVSQQARPPEVQDAPPLTQGDGHMTAEEIERHLEAKKSLRDLIPEKTPLTVPAELFSNEPTGPDNESDVPTQGPSPKAGFQAGPDDSKLIIDLPE; encoded by the exons ATGATGCCTGTTGCAG AAGAATCAAAGAATGATGCAGTTGATTATCGACAGAAATACAGAACTCTGAAaaggaaatttaaatttttaatttat gaaaatgaaTGTTTTCAAGAAGAATTAAGGAAAGCTCAAAGAAAACTTCTCAAAGTTTCAAGGGACAAAAG CTTCCTTTTAGATCGCCTACTTGAACATGAGAAGGTAGAATCATCATCAAGTGACTCAGAAGCAACTGTTTCAAGTGATAGTGAAGTTGAACAAAAGGGAGATCACCTCCCAACAAAGAA GAGGAAGTCTCAGCCTGTTCCAAGCACAGAAGCACAAACAGTTTCTTCTTCAATTGAAGGAATGGTCACATCTACTACAACATCT acTTCAGGTGATTCCTTTGCTTCCAAAAAGAAGAAAGCTTCTCGGAAACCCCCTCAACCCAAACCAG TCAGTCAACAAGCACGCCCCCCTGAAGTTCAGGATGCCCCACCTCTCACTCAAGGTGATGGACATATGACTGCTGAAGAAATAGAACGCCATCTTGAGGCCAAAAAATCTCTTAGAGATCTCATCCCAGAAAAGACTCCACTCACAGTACCAGCTGAATTGTTTAGCAATGAACCCACAGGACCAGATAA TGAAAGTGATGTTCCAACTCAGGGACCATCTCCAAAAGCTGGATTCCAAGCAGGTCCTGACGATAGTAAACTTATTATTGATCTTCCTGAATGA